The segment AGGCACCAGGAGTTGCCACGATCGCAATATCAGGTGTAAGAAGTTTCTTTGCAAAATCAACGGAAGAGATACCATGAGGTACTTTTTGCCACAGATAAATAGTTGCATCGGGGGTACAATCAGGGAAATTGATATCTTTAAATGCACTGACCAGTAAATCCCTTTTCATCCTGTACTCATCCCGCATCTTTTCGACGTGGGTTTCGTCGCCAAGGGCAGCTATCGCCCCATCCTGGATAAATGTTGCCGTACCTGAATCAATATTCGTTTTTACCTTCTTGAATATGTCTATAATCCGCTTATCTCCGGCTACCCATCCTATGCGGTAACATGTCATTGCACTCCTCTTTGATAAAGAATTAAAGACAATAACCCCCTCTTTGGAAACTTCCAGGATACTGTGTGGAGGTTCATTGAAGTATATCTCGCTGTAGGCCTCATCTGAGGCAATGATAATATTATACTTTCTGCCAAACTCTACAACCTCTCTCAGATATGATAGAGGAGCTACAGCTCCGCTGGGGCTGTTTGGATAGTTAATCCACATGATTTTTGTCTTCCTGCAAATATCCTCCGGAATAGATTTCAAATCTATAAGAAAATTGTTCTCTGCAAGAAGCGGCACATAATAAGGAATACCCTCGGCAAATAAAGTACCGCGTGTGTATGGAGGATATCCTGGTGTGGGTATAATCACATAATCTCCCGGGTCAACAATTCCTTCCGGAAAGTTAAACACAGCTTCCTTTGAGCCGATGGTGGAGGATATCTCGGTAAGCGGATCCATTGGTACGCCAAACCTTTTCTGCATCCACCGGGCAACAGCTTCCCGGAATTCAAGGGCACCAATATAGCTGGGATAACCTGACGATTTGCGAAGTGTTATTCCTTTCTGGGTTGCCTTTCGTACAATTTCCGGCGTCGGCACCGTAGGGTCACCTACGCCAAAATCAATCGGGGTAATGCCTGCTGACTTTAACTTCTGAACTTCATTGTCAACCTCAGCAAAGGCATATGCTCCAATAGACTGTAATCGCTTTGATGCGGTAATCTCCATAAACACATCATCCTTTCGTAATTTTACAAAACATTACACTTTCCTTCTTTCTACTTCCCTGAAGCGTCTGTAACCACAGATATGGCAGGACTTCTTTTCCCTGTCACTTCTCCAATTTCTATCTTAAGTACATTTGTCCTGTTCAGCATGGCCCCGGTAAACGGGACTTTGGGATTTTGAGGTGCATACTTATCGGCAAGTTTTTCAAGAGCACTATTCTTGGCTTCCCTGTCGGTAACTATCTCTATAAGACCAAACACAATAACAGACCTGTACGCAACGGAGGAACCACAGGTAGGCTGCCTTACCATAACGTTCTTAACATCTTCCACTTCGAAACAAACATTCCGGTTAGTTCTGATATTATCTAATTTTCTTCCTTCGTTTGCACAATGAAGGAATATGCTGGAAGTCTCTTTATCATACGTAAAATTCACCGGAACAATATAAGGAATCCCCTGAGCACAGGTACCCAACCTTCCTACGAGAGCGGTTGTGAGTATCTCTTCGATCTCATTTCTATCTGTTATCTCTTTGTCTTTCCTTCTCACGAGGTTATATTGTTCTTCCAACAGCCTCTGCTACAGGCTTTAATTCCTGCATAAGTTCCTCAAACGCCTCAAGGGTAATTGTCTGAGGTCCATCCACAAAAGACTTTTCGGGTTCAGGGTGGGTCTCGATGAGCAGACCGTCAGCACCAACAGCCAGAGAACCTTTTGACATCGGGTTAACCAGGTTTCTCTTTCCTGTTCCGTGGCTTGGATCTACAATGATGGGAAGGTGTGTCATTTCTTTAAGTTGCGGAACAATGCTTAACGAGAGGGTAAAACGAGTATGCGTCTCAAATGTCCTGATTCCCCTTTCACACAGAATTACATTTGGGTTGTTCTGTGCCAGAATATATTCTGCTGCTAAAAGAAATTCTTCAACGGTAGCAGACATTCCGCGCTTTAATATTACGGGCTTCCCGGACTCACCTACTGCACGCAGAAGCAGAAAATTTTGCATGTTACGGGTGCCAACTTGTAATATGTCGCTATATTTGCTTACCAATTTCACGTGTTCAGGCGTGAGCACCTCAGTAACAATGGGTAAACCAGATACCTCCCTGGCACGTGCCAGATGTACCAGGCCGTCCTCCATGAGACCCTGGAAACTATATGGATTGGTGCGGGGTTTAAACGCACCGCCCCGTAATGCGGTTGCACCTGCATCCCTTACCCTATGAGCAATTTCAATAATTTGTTCTTTGCTCTCTATTGCACAGGGACCTGCAATAACAGCAATATGTTCCCCTCCGATTTTTTTCCCATTGCTGAGATGGATAACTGTCTTAAAATCTTTTCCTTCTTTACTCGCCAATTTATAGGGCACAAGAATTGGGACTGATCGTTCTACACCAGGCATAACGTCCCAATAATCCTTCGGCACAATCCTTTCATCCCCAATAACGGCAATCACATTCCGGTTGGTTCCCTGTAGAAGAATCCCTTTTAATCCGGCTTTTTCTATATTTTCAAGAATATGATCTACGTCTTTTCTTGTAGATTCAGCTTTCATTACAATAATCATTTCCTGCACCTCCACAAAATTTGCGGGCAAAAAAACCCTAAAACAATTCGTTTTAGGGCAAACAGATAATATCCGGCATTCTCATATCAGACACTAAATTACCCTTGTTTATAATACTATCGGAATGGAATATAACAGAACCTTATACCACCTCGACATACATCTTTTTCCCATAGAATCATAATACACATGACAGGGTGTTAGGTACTTGGCATGTAAACATCGACAATTATTTTGACGGTAAGATAAAATTATCACGTCAGCCGGTGACGGTAAACCCACCATAGATACATTCGCTGGTAAGGCAAGCGTCCCCCTTTTCATAATGGCGATTCTTTAGTTTATTCCCTGTTAGCAAAATAAATATCGGGTGCATACCACGCGCCTGTTAAAACCCTACCAGCATGCAGGGCAAACCTTTCAGATTGCAAATACAGGTTTCGCAGGGACATGCCTGCTATTACCGCCCCGCTTTCCCGATGATACACTTCAGCGGTAATCCGGAAAAAACACCTGATCCCTGGTCAAGCCCGCAATAACAAACAATTATAACCATAGACCGTTTATGTATAGCTTCTCATTTTTAAATTGTAAAGTTTACAGAACAGGATATCTGTTGTCAAGCGGAATCTTACCGGTTACAATATGGTATGTACCTTTATAAATCAGGATATTCTGAATATGGGATCAAACGAAAAAAAACTCTACCAGCGTCTTAAATTCCTTTCAGATGTCTTTCTTCTCTCTTCCGGGCCTACGGATCATACATCATACCTGCGTAC is part of the Candidatus Jettenia sp. AMX2 genome and harbors:
- a CDS encoding pyridoxamine 5'-phosphate oxidase family protein, giving the protein MEEQYNLVRRKDKEITDRNEIEEILTTALVGRLGTCAQGIPYIVPVNFTYDKETSSIFLHCANEGRKLDNIRTNRNVCFEVEDVKNVMVRQPTCGSSVAYRSVIVFGLIEIVTDREAKNSALEKLADKYAPQNPKVPFTGAMLNRTNVLKIEIGEVTGKRSPAISVVTDASGK
- a CDS encoding aminotransferase class I/II-fold pyridoxal phosphate-dependent enzyme yields the protein MEITASKRLQSIGAYAFAEVDNEVQKLKSAGITPIDFGVGDPTVPTPEIVRKATQKGITLRKSSGYPSYIGALEFREAVARWMQKRFGVPMDPLTEISSTIGSKEAVFNFPEGIVDPGDYVIIPTPGYPPYTRGTLFAEGIPYYVPLLAENNFLIDLKSIPEDICRKTKIMWINYPNSPSGAVAPLSYLREVVEFGRKYNIIIASDEAYSEIYFNEPPHSILEVSKEGVIVFNSLSKRSAMTCYRIGWVAGDKRIIDIFKKVKTNIDSGTATFIQDGAIAALGDETHVEKMRDEYRMKRDLLVSAFKDINFPDCTPDATIYLWQKVPHGISSVDFAKKLLTPDIAIVATPGAWISDMTADGLNPGEGYVRFALVPGIKNTREAARRIKNMLPKIL
- the aroF gene encoding 3-deoxy-7-phosphoheptulonate synthase; its protein translation is MKAESTRKDVDHILENIEKAGLKGILLQGTNRNVIAVIGDERIVPKDYWDVMPGVERSVPILVPYKLASKEGKDFKTVIHLSNGKKIGGEHIAVIAGPCAIESKEQIIEIAHRVRDAGATALRGGAFKPRTNPYSFQGLMEDGLVHLARAREVSGLPIVTEVLTPEHVKLVSKYSDILQVGTRNMQNFLLLRAVGESGKPVILKRGMSATVEEFLLAAEYILAQNNPNVILCERGIRTFETHTRFTLSLSIVPQLKEMTHLPIIVDPSHGTGKRNLVNPMSKGSLAVGADGLLIETHPEPEKSFVDGPQTITLEAFEELMQELKPVAEAVGRTI